From the genome of Deltaproteobacteria bacterium, one region includes:
- the ndk gene encoding nucleoside-diphosphate kinase: MIERTLSIIKPDAVQKGLIGTILSRFESAGLKIIATRMVYLSKNKAEEFYMVHREKPFFNSLVEFMTSGPVVASVLEGENAIVKNRELMGATDPAKAELGTIRKDYAQSVERNAVHGSDAKETAKIEIAHFFSGIDIF; encoded by the coding sequence ATGATTGAACGAACCCTTTCTATTATTAAACCTGATGCTGTACAAAAAGGTCTCATCGGCACCATTCTATCCCGCTTTGAGAGTGCAGGGTTAAAAATTATTGCTACGCGTATGGTCTACTTATCTAAAAATAAAGCTGAAGAATTCTATATGGTTCATCGCGAAAAACCATTTTTTAACTCTCTCGTAGAATTTATGACCAGCGGCCCAGTAGTTGCCAGCGTGCTTGAAGGTGAAAACGCTATAGTAAAAAATCGTGAATTAATGGGCGCTACCGACCCTGCAAAAGCAGAACTAGGCACTATACGCAAAGATTATGCACAAAGCGTTGAACGCAATGCAGTACATGGTTCGGATGCAAAAGAAACAGCAAAAATAGAAATTGCCCATTTCTTTTCAGGCATTGATATTTTTTAA
- a CDS encoding SRPBCC family protein, whose product MTQVQQEILINAPIECVFNIITDYENYSDFLPDMKSVTVESRKDGIALVRFEIELIMRVSYTLRLVEEPPRRLSWTLHYAKMISLNNGSWELEPKDDKTLARYALEVKLRGLIPKSVSTRLLGTTLPDMLQRFRNHAENIR is encoded by the coding sequence ATGACGCAAGTGCAGCAAGAAATATTAATTAACGCACCAATAGAGTGTGTTTTTAATATCATTACTGATTATGAAAACTATAGCGATTTTTTGCCAGATATGAAATCAGTTACAGTTGAATCACGCAAAGATGGCATAGCTTTAGTGCGTTTTGAAATAGAGTTAATTATGCGCGTAAGTTACACCTTGAGATTAGTTGAAGAACCACCAAGACGTTTATCGTGGACACTACATTATGCTAAAATGATTTCTTTAAATAATGGCAGCTGGGAACTTGAACCAAAAGATGACAAAACTTTGGCTCGTTACGCTCTTGAAGTCAAACTACGAGGGCTTATCCCAAAATCAGTCAGTACAAGACTTTTAGGGACAACTTTGCCAGATATGCTCCAACGTTTTCGTAACCACGCAGAAAATATACGGTAA
- a CDS encoding TIGR00282 family metallophosphoesterase: MRLFYIGDVVGKPGRNAVMNLVTPLRSELSLDVVIINCENAAAGKGVNPEISNMLLTKAEVLVTGNHVWHYRNFEPYLDRESRIIRPANYPNAPGRGSTVINLPGDKKLGIIQVEGRVFMRNLECPFAAIERELKTMADIKYIFVDIHAEATSEKQAIAWYFDGQVSAIIGSHTHIPTADERILPNGTAYLTDAGMTGPYDSVIGMEIRTSIERFLTQRRTPHEVAKDNIWLCGVVIDIDDESGKARSIERVKRKFRG, from the coding sequence ATGCGTTTGTTCTATATTGGTGACGTGGTTGGCAAGCCTGGACGTAATGCGGTTATGAATTTGGTTACGCCACTACGTTCTGAATTATCGCTCGATGTGGTGATTATTAATTGTGAAAATGCTGCGGCAGGTAAAGGGGTTAACCCAGAAATATCTAATATGCTTTTAACCAAAGCCGAAGTTTTGGTAACCGGCAATCATGTCTGGCACTACCGTAATTTTGAACCTTATCTTGATCGCGAATCAAGAATAATACGCCCAGCAAATTACCCAAATGCACCAGGGCGTGGTTCTACGGTTATCAATTTGCCTGGTGATAAAAAACTAGGAATCATTCAAGTGGAGGGTCGTGTTTTTATGCGCAATCTTGAATGCCCTTTTGCTGCAATTGAACGTGAACTTAAAACAATGGCTGATATAAAATATATATTTGTAGATATACATGCTGAGGCTACCAGTGAGAAACAAGCAATAGCCTGGTATTTTGATGGTCAAGTTTCTGCAATTATTGGTAGCCATACTCATATTCCTACTGCTGATGAACGAATATTGCCGAATGGTACGGCCTATTTAACTGACGCAGGAATGACCGGGCCATATGATTCTGTAATTGGTATGGAAATTCGAACCTCTATTGAGCGTTTTTTAACACAACGTCGTACTCCACATGAGGTAGCTAAAGACAATATATGGCTTTGCGGTGTAGTAATAGATATTGATGATGAAAGTGGAAAGGCGCGTAGCATAGAAAGAGTAAAACGCAAATTCAGGGGGTGA
- a CDS encoding peptidylprolyl isomerase encodes MSLNNATPPFLPKFSADATVSATFVTSLGNFVCRLFANECPITVGNFVALARGEMPWIDKNGRNMQGTPLYNGTIFHRVIKDFMIQGGDPEGNGRGGPGYRFADEIIPSLKHNKPGILSMANAGPNTNGSQFFITEVPTPHLDGRHAVFGEVTDGFDVVLKIVSTKVDANDRPAKPVVIESINIDIR; translated from the coding sequence ATGTCTTTAAACAATGCTACCCCTCCATTTCTTCCTAAATTTTCAGCAGATGCTACAGTATCGGCTACCTTTGTGACTTCATTGGGTAATTTTGTTTGCCGCTTATTTGCTAATGAATGTCCAATTACGGTTGGCAATTTTGTTGCCTTAGCTCGCGGAGAAATGCCCTGGATTGATAAAAATGGTCGTAATATGCAAGGTACGCCATTATATAATGGCACTATTTTTCATCGAGTTATTAAAGATTTTATGATCCAAGGTGGTGATCCAGAAGGTAATGGTCGCGGTGGTCCTGGCTATCGTTTCGCTGATGAAATTATACCTTCTTTAAAACACAACAAACCAGGCATTTTATCAATGGCCAATGCTGGCCCAAATACCAATGGCTCTCAGTTTTTTATTACTGAAGTCCCGACACCTCATCTTGATGGTCGACATGCAGTATTTGGTGAAGTCACAGATGGATTTGATGTGGTTTTGAAAATAGTAAGCACTAAAGTAGATGCAAACGATAGACCGGCAAAACCAGTTGTAATCGAAAGTATTAATATTGATATCAGATAG
- the greA gene encoding transcription elongation factor GreA: protein MSSFPITPSGHEKLKQELHRLKTVDRRQISQEIGAARELGDLSENFEYHAAKNRQGLIEAKIRDIEDKLSRAQVIDPSKLSGNRVVFGAKVELLDVETDETLNFHLVGEVEADVENGRISITSPVGKALVGKEIGDEVQIPGKSKKRLVEIVDVSFGA from the coding sequence ATGAGCAGCTTTCCAATTACACCATCTGGCCACGAAAAGCTTAAACAAGAATTACATCGTTTAAAGACGGTAGATCGTCGCCAAATAAGCCAAGAAATCGGTGCAGCTCGAGAATTGGGCGATTTATCAGAAAATTTTGAATATCACGCAGCAAAAAACCGTCAAGGTCTTATTGAGGCGAAAATTCGTGATATCGAAGACAAGCTATCGCGCGCACAAGTTATTGATCCCAGTAAACTTTCTGGGAATAGAGTTGTTTTTGGCGCAAAAGTTGAATTACTTGATGTCGAAACTGATGAAACTTTAAATTTCCATTTAGTTGGTGAAGTTGAGGCAGATGTTGAAAATGGCCGCATTTCAATTACTTCGCCAGTAGGAAAAGCTTTGGTAGGTAAAGAGATTGGCGATGAAGTACAAATACCGGGCAAAAGTAAAAAACGTTTAGTCGAAATAGTTGATGTTTCATTCGGTGCCTAA
- a CDS encoding serine/threonine protein kinase: MAAEKHISSFKILEEIGSGGMAVVYKAEQPSLSRLVAIKELRNSLTSDKSISKRFEREAKSVAQLAHQNIVHIYDFISRALSMYIVMEYVDGIDLYALLTKVERLPPDIAGIIALQAARALEYAHFRGVVHRDFKPSNLMITKQGDVKLMDFGIARDESFDDLTRPGTALGTPAYMSPEQIMGQKVDHRSDIFSFGIVLYQMLTGQKPFIEDDTKSVMQRILTEAYIPPRRLYPDVPWSLNRILRKCLEKRPDKRYRTTELLRRDLESFVAKKVRINYNGRLLIYLRHRDLINDSEATTYVPKEEIETQGAATDTGGIDSRSAVLKPLFTFNSILLIIFALYAFSISHFNIGSGFAKLQINAVPWAEVYIDGRLHDTTPFAEPIMLPAGQHVIEFRNTYYPTEKRIIELQSGETKQLNITLKKRRRP, encoded by the coding sequence ATGGCTGCTGAAAAACATATTAGCTCATTTAAAATCCTTGAAGAAATTGGCTCCGGCGGTATGGCTGTGGTTTATAAAGCCGAACAACCCTCCTTGTCACGTTTGGTTGCAATTAAAGAGCTACGTAATTCACTTACATCAGACAAATCAATAAGCAAACGTTTTGAGCGTGAAGCAAAAAGTGTAGCACAGCTTGCACACCAAAATATTGTTCATATTTATGATTTTATTTCTCGTGCGTTATCCATGTATATCGTTATGGAATATGTGGATGGCATCGACCTCTATGCTTTATTGACTAAAGTAGAGCGTTTACCACCAGATATTGCCGGCATTATTGCGCTGCAAGCAGCGCGGGCTCTTGAATATGCGCATTTCCGTGGTGTGGTTCACCGTGATTTTAAACCCTCAAATTTAATGATAACCAAACAGGGCGATGTAAAACTAATGGATTTTGGCATTGCCCGTGATGAATCCTTTGATGACTTAACACGACCTGGTACTGCGTTAGGCACACCCGCTTATATGTCACCTGAGCAAATAATGGGACAAAAGGTCGATCATCGCTCAGATATCTTTTCGTTTGGAATTGTACTGTATCAAATGTTAACCGGCCAAAAGCCTTTTATTGAAGATGACACAAAAAGTGTAATGCAACGTATACTTACAGAGGCATATATACCACCAAGAAGGTTATATCCTGATGTACCCTGGAGTTTAAATCGCATTTTACGTAAATGCTTAGAAAAACGTCCTGATAAAAGGTATCGTACCACTGAATTGCTGCGTCGTGATCTTGAAAGTTTTGTAGCAAAAAAAGTTAGAATTAATTACAACGGTCGTTTATTAATTTATCTGCGGCATCGTGATCTCATTAATGATAGTGAAGCAACAACTTATGTTCCAAAAGAAGAAATAGAAACTCAAGGTGCCGCGACCGACACAGGTGGTATAGATTCACGTAGTGCGGTGTTAAAACCATTGTTTACGTTTAACAGCATATTACTTATTATTTTTGCACTGTATGCATTCTCAATTTCTCATTTTAACATTGGTTCTGGTTTTGCAAAACTTCAAATAAATGCTGTGCCTTGGGCCGAAGTATATATTGATGGCCGTTTGCATGATACTACACCTTTTGCTGAACCAATTATGTTACCAGCTGGACAACATGTTATTGAATTTCGCAACACCTATTATCCTACTGAAAAACGCATAATCGAATTACAAAGCGGCGAAACCAAACAACTTAATATCACGCTTAAGAAAAGGCGTAGACCATGA
- the pgi gene encoding glucose-6-phosphate isomerase, with translation MSLTNTQEWQALKLHHQAICNIHMKDMFASDSERGRKFSLRVGPIFLDYSKNRITDETIKLLMALANKCEVKRERDRMFKGETLNFTEGRSVLHVALRNHFDCPIKVNGKDVMPNVKAVVEKMYYFVERVRSGIWQGYTGKKVTDIVNIGIGGSDLGPMMVTEALSPYWHPDIQPHFVSNVDGTHIAETLKHLDAQTTLFIIASKTFTTQETLTNAHSARAWLCEKLGSENAVAKHFVAVSTAAQEVAKFGIDTANMFEFWDWVGGRYSLWSAIGLPIACMIGTENFSKLLAGANAMDEHFCNATLDKNMPVLLAMLGVWYNNFFNFTSHAVLPYDQYLHRLPAYLQQVDMESNGKRVDRSGAEIKDYATGPIIWGEPGTNGQHAFYQLLHQGTQLIPADFIAPAKTHNHIGDHHPILLANFFAQTEALMCGKTEDEVRCELEAANLPKDKVELLIPHKIFPGNRPTNSFLIDEISPESLGMLLAMYEHKIFVQGIVWNVNSYDQWGVELGKQLAKRILPELKDKQSISTHDSSTNQLINEYKSSV, from the coding sequence ATGTCTTTGACTAACACACAAGAATGGCAAGCACTTAAGCTGCATCACCAAGCAATTTGTAACATTCATATGAAAGATATGTTTGCCAGCGATAGTGAACGTGGACGAAAATTTTCTTTGCGCGTTGGGCCAATATTTCTCGATTATTCGAAAAATCGTATTACTGATGAAACAATTAAATTACTTATGGCTTTAGCAAATAAATGTGAGGTTAAAAGAGAACGTGATCGTATGTTTAAAGGTGAAACGCTTAATTTCACTGAAGGTAGATCAGTATTGCATGTCGCCTTACGTAATCATTTTGATTGTCCGATTAAGGTTAATGGTAAAGATGTTATGCCTAATGTTAAAGCAGTTGTTGAAAAAATGTATTATTTTGTTGAACGAGTTCGTTCAGGAATTTGGCAAGGTTATACCGGAAAAAAAGTAACAGATATTGTAAACATAGGTATCGGTGGTTCTGATTTAGGACCTATGATGGTCACTGAAGCTCTGAGTCCATATTGGCATCCAGATATACAGCCACATTTTGTTTCTAATGTTGATGGTACTCATATTGCTGAAACATTAAAACACCTTGATGCACAAACAACTCTGTTTATCATTGCTTCAAAAACATTTACAACACAGGAAACCCTCACTAATGCACATTCTGCTCGTGCTTGGCTGTGTGAAAAATTAGGTAGCGAAAATGCAGTAGCTAAACATTTTGTGGCGGTGAGTACCGCAGCACAAGAAGTTGCCAAGTTTGGCATTGATACAGCCAATATGTTTGAATTTTGGGATTGGGTAGGAGGTCGTTATTCACTTTGGTCTGCTATTGGACTACCCATTGCTTGTATGATTGGTACAGAAAATTTTAGCAAATTATTAGCTGGTGCAAATGCAATGGATGAGCATTTTTGCAATGCAACTTTAGATAAAAATATGCCAGTGCTTTTAGCGATGTTGGGGGTTTGGTATAACAATTTTTTTAATTTTACCTCTCACGCTGTGCTTCCGTATGACCAATATTTACATCGTCTGCCTGCATATTTACAGCAAGTAGATATGGAATCAAATGGTAAGCGCGTTGATCGAAGTGGTGCTGAAATTAAAGATTATGCGACAGGACCAATTATTTGGGGTGAGCCAGGTACCAACGGACAACATGCCTTTTATCAATTGTTGCATCAAGGAACCCAATTGATACCTGCTGATTTTATTGCTCCAGCAAAAACTCATAATCACATTGGTGATCATCATCCCATTTTACTTGCCAATTTTTTTGCACAGACTGAGGCACTAATGTGCGGTAAAACTGAAGATGAGGTTCGTTGTGAATTAGAAGCAGCAAATTTACCAAAAGATAAAGTGGAGTTGTTAATACCTCATAAGATTTTTCCTGGCAATCGTCCAACTAATAGCTTTTTAATAGATGAGATATCGCCAGAATCTTTAGGTATGCTATTAGCTATGTACGAACATAAAATCTTTGTGCAAGGGATTGTTTGGAATGTAAATAGCTATGACCAATGGGGTGTAGAACTTGGCAAACAACTTGCCAAAAGAATATTACCTGAACTTAAAGATAAGCAATCCATAAGTACCCACGATTCATCGACAAATCAGCTCATTAATGAATATAAATCTTCAGTCTGA
- a CDS encoding SpoIID/LytB domain-containing protein, with protein sequence MTTIGLIMAAIAAMAFASKPPLSPNSSDVFTQLYDKKVTLTKNSEPLITVGVVNDTEQVTLRADSTVDIDFWQAGQQRHYTINNGESIRIKVNQATTATRQYYVDFAGSSYGDEIKLKQVLATWTNKGIKQIKVNTEGMILPLRYRAIDNREYRLYINATNQAEAQQQATDFFYRFGVHAEVKTKLTKLPHGNLEVFATKRVLGVATDYIHLQAASGILQVDKVEYGRGYRWHGYEDRSYRGELYIAINPEGNLAVINVLGIENLLEGTVPAELYASSPKEALKAQAVAARNHMLAKLGRRHHADPFQLCSFQHCQVYAGTSREDPRSKEAIKETAGQVLFLNNRLVDCVYSASCGGYTEDNDAVWGDEPDPALRGRPDFDVHEHPELAPFVAGLNEKLIPAWINITPKSFCANAAKEASQKVRWSRTFKADELSKLLQPQYGNIGALRDLVIKRRGVGGKVIILSLIGKLGSVDVIHELPIRRLFNNLNSAAFIIDISRNQAGDLTEVAFHGAGWGHGVGMCQLGAIGRAQALHTFDQILAHYYNGAYLEKLY encoded by the coding sequence ATGACCACAATTGGTTTGATAATGGCGGCTATTGCTGCAATGGCTTTTGCAAGTAAGCCGCCATTATCTCCGAATTCATCAGATGTATTCACGCAGCTTTATGATAAAAAAGTTACTTTAACAAAAAATAGTGAGCCGTTAATTACTGTAGGGGTCGTTAATGATACAGAGCAAGTAACTCTGCGTGCTGATTCAACTGTCGATATTGATTTTTGGCAAGCAGGACAACAAAGACATTATACTATAAATAATGGCGAATCCATCAGAATAAAAGTTAATCAAGCAACCACAGCTACACGACAGTATTACGTCGATTTTGCAGGTTCTTCTTATGGCGATGAAATAAAGTTAAAGCAAGTTTTAGCAACCTGGACAAATAAAGGTATAAAGCAGATCAAGGTGAATACTGAAGGAATGATTTTACCTTTGCGCTATCGAGCTATTGATAATCGTGAATATCGTTTATACATAAATGCTACTAATCAAGCAGAAGCTCAACAACAAGCAACCGATTTTTTTTATCGTTTTGGTGTGCATGCAGAAGTTAAAACAAAGTTAACAAAACTACCACATGGAAACTTAGAAGTATTTGCAACTAAGCGTGTTTTAGGAGTTGCAACAGACTATATCCATCTGCAAGCTGCATCAGGTATTTTGCAAGTCGATAAAGTTGAATATGGTCGGGGTTATCGCTGGCATGGCTATGAAGACCGTAGTTATCGTGGAGAACTGTATATTGCTATTAATCCTGAAGGTAATTTAGCGGTTATTAATGTTTTAGGGATAGAAAATTTATTAGAAGGGACCGTGCCTGCTGAACTTTATGCTTCCTCACCTAAAGAAGCATTAAAGGCTCAGGCAGTAGCAGCACGCAATCATATGTTAGCTAAGCTTGGGCGTCGACATCATGCTGATCCCTTTCAATTGTGTAGCTTTCAACATTGTCAAGTATATGCTGGCACATCACGTGAAGATCCACGCTCGAAAGAGGCTATAAAGGAGACAGCAGGCCAGGTGTTGTTTTTAAATAACCGGCTTGTTGATTGTGTGTATTCAGCTAGTTGTGGTGGATATACTGAAGATAATGACGCGGTCTGGGGTGATGAGCCAGATCCAGCATTACGTGGTCGGCCAGATTTTGATGTTCACGAACATCCCGAACTTGCTCCTTTTGTCGCTGGGTTGAATGAAAAACTTATACCGGCATGGATTAATATTACCCCAAAATCATTTTGCGCAAATGCAGCTAAAGAGGCATCTCAAAAAGTTCGTTGGAGTCGCACTTTTAAAGCAGATGAATTATCAAAGCTACTGCAGCCACAATATGGCAATATTGGTGCATTGCGTGATTTGGTTATTAAAAGACGTGGGGTTGGAGGAAAAGTAATAATTTTAAGCCTAATTGGAAAACTTGGCAGCGTTGATGTTATTCATGAACTACCGATTCGGCGCCTTTTTAATAACCTTAATTCAGCTGCTTTCATAATTGATATATCACGAAACCAAGCAGGCGACTTAACAGAAGTAGCATTTCATGGGGCTGGCTGGGGTCATGGAGTTGGAATGTGCCAGCTAGGGGCTATTGGCCGAGCTCAGGCTTTACATACATTCGATCAAATTTTGGCACATTATTATAACGGTGCATACCTAGAAAAATTGTATTAA
- a CDS encoding helix-turn-helix domain-containing protein, whose translation MIDWENILSLKQIRREMALSQSQLATLLGVSPRTVQSCEQGWRKPSPALEKTLLLLRIAHERGPNLCSQRCWEIKNCFENQRNSCLAFRTRQGHLCWLISGNICSGKSLRNWEDKKQVCAQCPQFHRLLGDLNNKLQSEN comes from the coding sequence ATGATTGATTGGGAAAATATACTCTCCCTAAAACAAATTCGAAGAGAAATGGCTTTAAGTCAATCGCAACTCGCGACTTTGTTAGGAGTATCCCCGCGTACGGTGCAAAGTTGTGAACAAGGATGGCGTAAACCAAGTCCCGCACTTGAAAAAACATTGCTACTTTTACGTATTGCTCATGAACGAGGACCTAATCTTTGTTCGCAACGATGCTGGGAGATTAAGAACTGTTTTGAAAACCAGCGTAATTCGTGTCTGGCTTTTCGTACTCGCCAAGGTCATCTGTGCTGGCTAATTAGTGGTAATATTTGTTCAGGCAAATCGTTACGTAACTGGGAAGATAAAAAACAAGTATGTGCTCAATGTCCACAGTTTCATAGATTATTAGGTGATTTAAATAACAAGTTGCAGAGTGAAAATTAA
- a CDS encoding LPS-assembly protein LptD: MLHLWGNKVILKKIRPLFLAFLCNLSIFAFTAPAAAAEISTTPMLQGITNGGPCTKLELASENMDCSRKSCILRQRASLFCESIRLWADEIEVQITEQNNFAGAIARSNVLLVEDKKLITCSSVVLGADRIKASMNDAVIRVKAGTDIRSDSKIPLGRNDMVIAGKQIERLGKNQLHIEQGNFTKCDCGGDLPSWSLSSNSIDVTMGERATIWWPVFRISPFGNLQIPITPPMPPLSIPLKSRATGFLPPKIMFYKPPWPMLDLPFFIPLSDSWDLTIIPGIRTDWSLDHKYSPETWGAPRLGARLRYAPILGTEGEFTISWTHDGDHAMVIKAWKDDCDARLKTAKEEADPTLKQELLNNWQNDLYCNPTNKNAFNTALANKIANDPRYDLVERYALSWSHKTDFSKNLRLLLRADWISDDNYRLDFGETLNQQVSVYIPSRLQLQWRSALVSALIGADYLLRVGNTPQKLTNLQSTEYRSPQHGPVMRLNLLPINVTSGFYLDGSFSFERIGPWSAYAAPAYASYINYEPTLFITRAAPALAFSRQLGPLALSARSRIDTAILSGNGPLDDARENTAIINEADASIQFAGKFGQYIHVLTPHISYLGIPWRRGRRVSDLMYRVDGTVSLDQINALLRRDHISHQGIVSLTQDLSQQQLNGLNRLVTLDISQPFNLENQSLLATNLSLNFNIPGLMSGGTEASLYLLGLATKDNPDTTKINESLVWRQFVAWASPPAVGPFSLSATYRRIAPNSGHLLRNIYQFESLPNKYIPGAKWVHYVDTNINLSLPPRFFLSYNTSYYLHSPRENDEADLEKEGLTAHNFSVRYHSPCECWDLTISGSKSLKAINAVDRNWRLNILISVGEYSLGSGLSNQ; encoded by the coding sequence ATGCTGCATCTTTGGGGAAATAAAGTAATTCTAAAAAAAATTCGACCGCTATTTCTTGCTTTTTTGTGCAATTTATCAATTTTTGCGTTTACTGCCCCTGCCGCGGCAGCAGAAATTAGCACTACACCAATGTTGCAAGGAATTACTAATGGTGGTCCTTGTACAAAACTTGAACTTGCCTCCGAAAACATGGATTGTTCGCGCAAATCATGCATATTACGCCAACGTGCAAGTCTTTTTTGCGAAAGTATTCGTCTCTGGGCAGATGAAATCGAAGTGCAAATCACCGAGCAAAATAATTTTGCTGGTGCCATTGCTCGTAGCAATGTTCTACTCGTAGAAGATAAAAAATTAATTACCTGTAGCAGCGTAGTGCTTGGTGCTGATCGAATTAAAGCTAGCATGAATGATGCTGTTATACGTGTTAAAGCTGGCACTGATATTAGATCAGATTCAAAAATACCGCTTGGGCGTAATGACATGGTCATCGCTGGTAAGCAAATTGAACGCCTCGGTAAAAACCAATTGCATATTGAACAAGGTAATTTTACTAAATGTGATTGTGGTGGTGACCTACCCTCTTGGAGTTTAAGTTCTAATTCTATTGACGTTACGATGGGTGAACGCGCTACTATTTGGTGGCCGGTTTTTCGTATATCTCCATTTGGCAATCTGCAAATACCCATCACCCCCCCAATGCCACCTCTTTCAATACCATTAAAAAGCCGTGCTACTGGGTTTCTGCCACCCAAAATCATGTTTTATAAGCCACCATGGCCAATGTTAGATCTACCATTTTTTATTCCGCTAAGCGACTCCTGGGATTTAACCATCATTCCAGGTATTCGTACCGATTGGTCATTAGACCATAAGTATTCACCAGAAACTTGGGGTGCACCACGCTTAGGTGCAAGATTACGATATGCGCCAATACTAGGAACTGAAGGTGAATTTACAATTTCTTGGACACATGATGGCGACCATGCCATGGTAATTAAAGCCTGGAAGGACGATTGCGATGCTAGACTTAAAACAGCAAAAGAAGAAGCTGATCCAACCTTAAAACAAGAATTATTAAATAATTGGCAGAACGATTTATATTGTAATCCAACCAACAAAAACGCTTTTAATACCGCGCTTGCAAATAAAATTGCAAATGACCCTCGCTACGATTTAGTTGAACGCTATGCTTTGTCTTGGTCGCATAAAACAGATTTTTCTAAAAATCTGCGACTGCTATTACGCGCTGATTGGATATCAGATGATAATTATCGTTTAGATTTTGGTGAGACGCTAAACCAACAAGTCAGTGTCTATATCCCTTCGCGCCTACAATTGCAATGGCGTTCTGCATTGGTCTCTGCACTTATTGGTGCTGATTATTTGCTACGTGTTGGCAATACTCCACAAAAGCTAACAAATCTACAATCTACTGAATATCGCTCACCACAGCATGGTCCGGTGATGCGACTTAACCTATTGCCTATCAACGTGACCTCGGGTTTTTATTTAGATGGCTCGTTTAGTTTTGAACGTATTGGCCCTTGGAGTGCTTATGCTGCTCCTGCTTATGCTTCGTATATCAACTATGAACCAACTTTATTTATAACACGTGCTGCACCAGCATTGGCATTTTCTAGGCAACTAGGACCGTTGGCATTATCTGCTCGTAGTAGGATCGATACCGCAATTTTAAGTGGCAATGGTCCACTTGATGACGCTAGGGAAAATACTGCCATAATAAATGAAGCTGATGCTTCAATACAGTTTGCAGGAAAATTTGGACAATATATTCATGTATTAACCCCACATATAAGTTACTTAGGTATCCCTTGGCGTCGAGGCAGGCGTGTCAGTGACCTTATGTATCGTGTTGATGGTACAGTCTCATTAGATCAAATAAATGCTCTTCTTCGTCGTGACCATATTTCGCATCAAGGTATAGTCTCACTCACTCAAGATCTCTCCCAGCAACAGCTAAATGGCCTTAATCGTTTAGTTACATTAGATATAAGTCAACCATTTAATTTAGAAAATCAAAGTTTATTAGCAACCAATCTTTCTTTAAATTTTAACATCCCTGGTTTAATGAGTGGTGGTACTGAGGCTAGCTTGTATTTGCTTGGTCTTGCAACCAAAGATAATCCTGACACCACAAAAATAAATGAAAGTTTAGTCTGGCGTCAATTTGTTGCTTGGGCTTCGCCTCCGGCAGTTGGTCCGTTTTCATTATCTGCAACTTATCGCCGAATAGCCCCTAATTCTGGCCATCTCTTACGTAATATTTATCAATTCGAGTCGTTACCTAATAAATATATACCCGGTGCAAAATGGGTTCATTATGTTGATACCAACATTAACTTGTCTTTACCACCCCGTTTCTTTCTTTCTTACAACACCTCCTATTACTTACATAGCCCAAGAGAAAATGACGAAGCTGATTTAGAAAAAGAAGGATTAACTGCTCATAATTTTTCAGTACGGTATCATTCACCTTGTGAATGCTGGGACCTAACAATATCCGGCAGTAAAAGCCTTAAAGCAATAAATGCTGTCGACCGTAACTGGCGATTAAATATTTTAATTAGTGTTGGCGAATATAGTTTGGGTTCGGGCTTAAGTAATCAATAA